The region GGCGTCCTGGCGGGCCTCGTAGCGCATGGGCAGCCGGCGGTCCTGCCAGGGCTTGGCGAACTCGTCGTAGAAGGTGTCGAGTTCGAAGTACTTGCGGTCGTCCACGTAGTGCGGCTCGTAGGCGTCGCGGGTGGTGAGGAAGACCACCTCGTCCGGCGAGCAGTAGTAGAGCGAGCCCAGGCACATCGGGCACGGGTGGGCGAGCACGTAGATGGTGGTGCCGGTCAGGTGCTCGGTGCCCAGCTTCACGCACGCCTCGCGGATGGCGAGGATCTCCGCGTGCGCGGTGGGGTCGTTGGTCTGGGCGACCTTGTTCGCGGACTCGGCGAGGAGCTCGCCGTCCTTGACGATGACGGTCGCGAACGGCCGGCCGCCTTCTGCGACGTTGCGGCGGGCGAGGTCGATGGTGCGCTGTACGAAGTCCATGGGGGTGTTCCTCACAAGCAAGGGGCCGGGTGGACGCCCGTCGGACGGGCGAGGAGAAGGGGAAGGGCGGGACGGGCGGGCGGCGTTGCCGTGGGCCCGCCCCGCCCCTTACCGGATTACCAGGATCAGAACGGCTTGGTCGGCAGGTACTTGCCGTCCAGGGTGATCACCGCGCGCTCGCCGCCGTCGGGGTCGGCGACCTTCTTCACGTCGAGCTTGAAGTTGATGGCGCTGATGATGCCGTCGCCGAGCTGCTCGTGGACCAGGGCCTTGAGGGTGGTGCCGTAGACCTGGAGCATCTCGTAGAAGCGGTAGATGGTCGGGTCGGTCGGGATGCGGTCGGTGATGCTGCCGCGCATCGGGATGGTCTGCAGCAGCATCGTGTCGTCCTCGTCCAGGCCCAGGAGCTCGGCGACGGCCTTGGCCGAGGCCGCGGGCAGCGGGTGCTGGCCGAGCACGGCGGCGGTGACGAAGGCGACCGACAGGCCGGCGGCGTCCGCGATCTGCTGCCAGGTCAGGTCCTTGCGGATCTTGGCGTCGACGGCCTTGTTGGCCAGGGTCTGACGGGCGGCGGGGTCGAACTGGGCGTGCACCATGAGAAGAGGTGTCCTTTCGGATGTTCTGTCGGGTGTCGGGGTTTTCAGGGTGGTGAAGGTGATCCCGGGTGCCGCAGTGGCGGGGGATCGGCTGTGGGGGCTGGGGTCAGGCCGCGAGGGCGGCCGGTCGCCCGGTGGTGTCGAGTTCCTCGACGGTCCCGGTGGGGATGGAGTAGACCCAGCCGTGCAAGGTGACCGTGTTCGCGGCCAGGGCGCGGGCCACCGAGGGGTGGGTGGCCAGGTTCGCCAGCTGGGCGCGCACGTTCTCCCGTACCAGCTCGTCCACCTTCGCCGCACCGCTCCGGTCGGCGGCGCGGGCCCGGGAGGCGTCCGCGTGGCGCAGCCAGTCGGCGATGGCGGGTGCGCCGCTCAGGTCGTGCTGCTCGGCGAGGGCGGTCATCGCGCCGCAGGCGGAGTGGCCGCAGACCACGATGTCGGTGACGTTCAGGACGGCGACGGCGTACTCGATGCTGGCCGCCACGCCGTCGGGGCCGGGGGTGTAGGCGGGGACGAGGTTCCCGGCGGTGCGGATGACGAACAGCTCACCCGGCTCGCTCTGGGTGATCAGCTCGGGTACCACGCGGGCGTCGGAGCAGCTGATGAACAGCGTCGTCGGCCGGTGGGTGGCGGCGAGGTGGGCGAAGAGGCCCGCCTTGGCCGGGTAGACGTCCCGCTGGAAACGTGCGACGCCCTCGGTGAGGTCTTGCATGGTCACTCCCTTCGGTGGCTGTCGGCCCCTCGGGGCTGACGAGATCCACCATGCACGACCTGTGCTTATAGTGTCCAAGACGTGATATCCATGATTCCCATTGTTGGCATCTATAGTCATGGTCATGGCTCTCGAACTCCGCCACCTGCGCTACCTGCTCGCCGTCGCCGAGCACGCCAACTTCACCCGCGCCGCCGAGGACCTGCGGATCTCCCAGCCCACCCTGTCCCAGCAGATCAAGCAGCTCGAACGAACCGTCGGCGTCCAGCTGCTCGACCGCACCGGGCGCACCGTGCGACTCACCGACGCCGGCCAGACCTACGTGCACTACGCCCGGCGCGCCCTGCGGGAGCTGACCGCCGCCGAGCGCGCCGTACTCGACGTGGCCGACCTCTCCCGCGGCCATCTGCGCCTGGGGCTCACCCCGACCTTCACCGCCTACCTCGTCGGCCCCCTCGCCGCCGAACTCCACACCCGCCACCCCGGCATCACCCTGGACGTCAGGGAGATGACTCAGGACCGCATCGAAGCCGCCCTGCTGGCCGACGAACTCGACCTTGGTATCGCCTTCCACCGCCCCCACCTGCCCGGGATCACCGCGACCGCCCTGTTCAGTGAAACCCTCAGCCTGGTCATCGGCAGCCAGCCGCCTGGCGCCGACCACCGGCCGGAGCCGCTGCCCGCCCGGGACCTGTTGGACCGTCAACTCGCGCTGCTCAGCGGCGACTTCGCCACCCGTACCCATATCGACGCCTACTTCGCCGCCCAGCGGGTACAGCCGCGCATCGCGGTGGAGGCCAACTCCATCCAGGCCCTGACCGAAATCGTCCAACGCACCGAGCTGGCCACCGTCCTGCCCGACGCCGTCACCGACGACCACCCCCACCTGACGCCCGTGCCGCTCGAACCGGCCCTGCCCGCCCGCACCGTCGCCCTGCTGCGCCGCGAAAGCGCCTACCAGAGCGCCGCCGCCCACGCCTTCACCCGCCTCACCCGCCACCTCGTCCGCGCCCGCGGCTACACCCCGGCCTGATCACCCGTCGGATTCCAGCAGCCCCGGTGGCGGATCACTCCCCGGGTTCGACCCACTGCGACCGCCAGGCCGGCGGGTCGAACGGGTCCGCGAAGTACTGCGTCTCCCTCACCACGCGCCCTGCCGAGAACTCCATGATGCTCACCGACTGCGTGGGCTTGCCGTCATAGGTGAGCACGAATTCGGTCACCCAGAGATCGCCGGCTCCGAGGATCCTGCGCACGGTGAAGGTCCGGGCCGCGGGATGTTGGGTTCGCAGTGCCTGGATGTTGCTCCTGCCGCGGATGACCTCGCCGGACTGCGGGTACTCGACGATGACGTCGTCGGCGTAGATGTCGTGTTCCGCGTCCGCGTCACCGCTGTTCGATGCGGCCCAGTGCCGGTCCAGCAGGGCCCGGGCAACCGTCGCTTCCATCGTTATGGCCCTTTCGCTCGGAACACCACGCGCCCGACGTCCTGCTACGTGGGCGCGCGCCTGGGCCGGATCGCTCCAGGACAGGTCACTGTCACTTGAGGATCTCCAGCATCCGGTTCCCGAGGACCGCGGCCGAGGCCGGGTTCTGTCCGGTCACCAGGTTGCGGTCCTCGACCATGTAGGGCTCCCAGACCGGACCACGGCTGAAGTTGACCCCGATCTTCGCCTTCACGTCGGTCTCCAGCAGCCACGGCACCCTGGAGGCCAGTCCGACGCCGTCCTCCTCCTCGTCGGTGAAGCAGGTGATGTTGTAGCCCTTGAACGGCGACTCGCCGTGGATCCTGGTGGCCAGCATCGCGGCGGGACCGTGACAGACGATGAACAGCGGGTTGCCCGAGGCCAACTGCTGGGTCAGCAGCCGCCCCACGTCGGCGTCCCACGCCAGGTCCGCCATCGGACCGTGACCGCCCGGCAGGTAGACCGCGTCGTAGTCCTCCAGGCGCACGTCCGACAGCTGCAGCGGTCGACGTATCACCTCCGCGGAACGGATGACGGCCTCCAGCTCCAGGGCGCTTTCGTTTCCGCCGACCATCTCGGGGCGCAGGCTCATCATGTCGACGGTCGGCGTCACACCGTTCGGCGTCGCGACGACGACCTCGTGACCGGCGTCCGTGAGGATCTTGTACGGGTTCGCGAACTCCTCGGCCCAGTAGCCGGTCGCGTGCCGCGTGCCGTCCTTCAACACCCAGTAGGTGGCTCCGCTGACGATGAAGAGCACCTTTGCCATGGCAGAAATCCCCTCTCGGTTTTCTCCCCTCCCACGCAACCACGCTAGGCAGCTGCGCCGACCGCGCGCAACCCGGTGCTCCGTCGGCGGCCTTGGACGCGTATCGCGCTAACCGCAGATGGTGCGCAGCGGCTCGTCGCGCCGCTGGAAGCCGATGCGGTAGACGGTGGCCGCTCGCCGCAGGAACGTGGTCTCGCAGACGCGCAGGTAGAGCCGGTAGCGTCGCAGGACCTCGGGGCCCACCAGCTCGCGGGCCTCCTGCTGCGCGCGCGACAGGCGCTTGGACCACACGGCGAGGGTCCGGGCGTAGTCGTCGGCACAGCTGTGCAGCGCGGTGACGGAGAAGTACGGGTCACAGGCTTCGGCGATCTCCGAGAGCCTGGGCAGCTGCCCGCCGGGGAAGACGTCCTTGGTGACGAAGGAGCCGACCGGGCCGTCCGGTCCGGTGACCGAGTCGTAGGCGATGGTCTGCAACGACATCCGTCCGCCGGGCCGCAGCCACTGGTGGCAGCGCTCGAAGTAGGCGCGGTAGCTGCGGATCCGCTCCTCGCGCGCCGTGCCCGGGGCGGCGAAGTGCTCGAACGCCCCCACCGAGATGATGCCGTCGTAGAGCCGTTCGGGCCGGTGGTCTTCCCAGTTGGTCAACTCCACGCGCACGCCTGGTCGGGCGTGCGCCTCGACGTACTGGAACTGGGCGCGGGAGAGCGTGAGCCCCTTCGCTTCGGTGACCCGGCCGCTGGCGGCACCGAAATCCATCAGGCCGCCCCAACCGCAGCCCACGTCCAGCAGGTTGAAGCCTCCCGCCGGGCAGCTCGCGCCGACCGTGTCGAGGTGGTGCGCGAACTTGGCCCGCTGCGCCGAGGCCAGTGCGGTGGCTTCCGGCTCGTCGGGACCGATGCCGTCCCAGCGGGCGGCCGAGTACGTCAGGGTCTCGTCCAGCCAGAGCGCGTAGAACTCGTTGCCGACGTCGTAGTGGTACTCGATGTCCGCGGCGGCGGGGTCGAGGGCGGTGTCAGTCATTGGTCTCCTGCTTCTCCTGTTCGCAGAGCGGCTGTTGGGTTCGGTGTCACCGTGCGTCGAGCGGCACGGGAACCGGCGGGTGCGAGCTGGTCACCATGCCCGGGATGCGTACCGGCGCGATGAAGGCACCGCGTTCGGGACCGGCTCCGACCACCGAGAAGCAGGCCAGATCCCCGTTGCCGATCTCCTTCTCGAGGCAGTCCGAGTAGAACAGCGTGGGGGTCGCCGCCGAGACGAGGTTGCCCAACTGCCGTACGTTCGTCGGTGCCTTGCCGGGTGGCAGGTCGGCGAGTTGGGCGAAGTCCTCGACCAGGGCCGGGCCGGCCTGGTGGGTGTAGACGCGCCGGACCCGCTCGACGTATCCGGGCAGGGCCCGTTCCAGGGCCTGGTGGTTGAGCATCATCCCGCCCGCGTAGTAGCGCGCGAGCGCGTCCCCGTTGAGGCCGAAGGCGGACAGCTCCGCCGATCCGGGGCGGCCCGGCGGGTGGGCGACGCCACCGCCGGGGTAGTGGACGAGTGGATCCAGGAAGCCCGGCTCGCTGCCGAAGCTGTGGGAGTCCCGGGAGTACAGGCAGATCCCGGGACTGTCCTCGTCCCGCTCGAAGACCATGGCGGTGCAGGCATCGGAGAAGAGCGCGCCGGCGCACCACAGGGTCTTGGCGAACGGATGCCAGGAGTTCTCGGCGTAGATGGGCAGCGGTCCGCCGTCCGCGCCGACGCCCCACGAGCTGCCGATGTTGTAACAGACCACCAGCGCGGTCTTCAGTCGCATCCTGGACAGCAGGGCGACCGCCCGCCCCAACCCGGCGCAGCCGGCGCCCAGTTGCAGAGGTGCCACGCCGTCCGGAACGCCGATCTCACGGGCGAGGGCGAAGGCGTCCTGATCCAGCATGATCTGGTGGGGTGAGCAGGTCGAGACGACGATCTGGTCGACCTCGGTGGGCTCCCGTCCGGCTGAGGCCAGCGCCTCGGCTGCGACCCGCACGATCGTGTCCAGGGTGGCGAAGCGCTGCTCCGTCGCGTCCCAGCTCTTGGCTTCCACGCCGAGCAGGCGTTTGATGTCGGATCCCCTGAGGTGCCTTCCCCGGCGGTTCCGATGCGGGATTCTGGCCAGCTCCGCCCAGTCCTCCATGGTCATCACCTCGCCGATCTGGGCATGGACGCCGGAGATGACGAAGGGGAAGGGCAGCGTGGCGGACAATGCGGGTTCCTCGCGGTGGGTCCGGGGCGCGGTGCGCCGGGTCGGGGCTCATCGGGATGCCTGCACGGGCTCGGGCACGGCGGCGGTCCGCCGGGGCCGCAGTTCGAAGTCATCGGGCCGCAACTCGGCGAGCAGCTCGCGGTGTTGGCGAGCCGGCCAGGGCCACACCATGGGGTTTCCGTCGGGGCCGTGGTACCAACTGCTGCATCCGCTGGTGAAGATCGTGCCGGGCATGGCCGCCCGTACCGAGTCGTTGAAGCGGGCGGTGGCCTCCTGGGTCGGCTCTGCCTCGGCCACCTGGCCGGTGTCGAAGAGTTCGAGCCACTTCAGGATGTAGTCGGCGTGCGTCTCGGCGATGCCCAGGACGGAGTCGTGCGAGAAGGGGCTGTGCGGACCGACGAGCATGAAGAGGTTGGGGAACCCGGGCAGCGCCACGGTGTTGTAGGCGTACGGGCCTTCGGCCCAGACCTCGTCGAGGGTGATGCCGTCCCTGCCGGTCAGCTCCATCGGGCGCATGTAGTCCTCCGCCCGGAACCCCGTGGCGAACACCAGGACGTCCACGGCGTGTTCGCGGCCGTCACGCGTGACGATCCCGGCCGCGGTGACGTGGTCGATGGCCTCGGTGACCAGGTCGACGTGCGGCAGCTGCATGGCCCGGTAGAAGCCGCGGGCCGCCACCAGCCGCTTGCACATCGGCTGGTAGGGAGGAGTGAGTTGGGCGCGCAGCTGCGGATCACGGACCCGACGCAGCGCGGCGCGGCAGACCCAGCCCAGCGCCGAGCGCCGCCAGCCCGGTCGCATCACCGCCGCGCCGTAGATCTCGTTGAAGGCCGCCCGCCAGAAGTGGTGGGTCGCCTGCTGGAACCACGGCCAGCGACCGTGCACCGTGCGATTCAGCGCCGAGTACCGTCTGTTGGGGAGCGGGAAAACCCACTGGGCGGTCCGCTGGAACAGCAGGAAGCGCGCTGATTCCGCCGCGAGTGAGCAGGTCAGCTGAGTGCCGGTCGAGCCGCTTCCGATGACGGCGACGCGCTTGCCCGCCGTACTCACCGAATGCTCCCAGTCGGCGGAGTGAAAAGCGGCGCCGGTGAAGTCCGAGATTCCCGGGATATCGGGCACCCTCGGATTGACCAGCAAACCGGTGGCACAGAGCAGAATGTCGTACGACTCCACCGAGCCCTGAGTAGTCGTCAGCTGCCATTGACCGTCCAGGAAATGAGCGGCCTCGACCCCCTCGCCGACCCGGAGGTGATGACCCAGCTGGTGCCGGTCGACCAGCTGCCGCAGGTAGGCGCTGATCTCCGTTCCCTTGCTGAAGACGTCGCTCCACTGGGAGTTGGGGGAGAAGCTGAAGGTGAACGCCCGCGACGGGACGTCACAGGTCAGGCCGGGGTAGGTGTTGTCGCGCCAGACGCCGCCGACCTCGGAAGCCCGTTCGTAGATCACGAAGTTTTCGAAGCCCGAACTCCTGAGCTTCACCCCCATGCACAGACCCGCGGCCCCCGCGCCGACAACGGCCACCGAGAGCTGGCTCTTGTCAGGCTTGTCCATGGTTCGCACTCCTCATGTCAGCCCGAGGAATTTCATGAGCAGGACTATAGCTTGAAGCGGCACTCCGCGATGACGGGTTGGGTGCCACGAATGAGGGCTCTAAAAGTACTTTATGAAAATGAGTCGGATGATCTCGATCGGGTAAGCCTCAGACGCCAGGAATCTCGCGTTCTCGACCAACTCCCGCCACGGCTCGGTAGGATGACGAACCGTTGACCTCTGCCCGTTGGAGGAGGCCGTGCCGGAGCTGCACTTCACCGTCCTCGGACCGCTGCGGGTTTGGCACGCGGGCCGCGAGCTGCGGATCAACCGGGCCCGGGATCGGTCCGTGCTCGCGGTGCTCCTCGCCACCGCGGGGCGGGCGGTACCGGTGGGCGAGATCGTCGACGGGGTGTGGGGCGAGGAGGGGGACCGGGCGCCGGACCGGGTCGGCGCGCTGCCCGGCCACGTGTACCGGCTCCGCAAGGCGCTGGACGGGGTCGGCCCGGAGCGGGTCGGCGCGAGCGTCCTGCGGCATGTGGGCAGGGGCTACCGGCTGGACGTCGATCCGCAGTTCATCGACCGGACGGTCTTCCTGGCCGCGCTCGCCGACGCCGCCACGGCCCGTCGCAACTGGCAGCCGGAGCGGGCCCTGGCCGTGCTCTCCGGTGCGCTTCGGCTGTGGTCGGGCCAGGCCCTGGACGGCGTGCCGGGCCCGTTCGCGGAGCACGAACGCCGCCTGCTGGCCGGTCGGTGGGAGGAGGCGCTGCGGTACTGCCGCGAACTGGACCTCGAGCTCGCCGGGCAGAGCGGCCCGGCGCCGGGCGCCCGAGCGGTCCGGCGGCCTTTCCAACTTCCCCCCGATCTCTTCGACTTCACCGGGCGCCGGGCCCAACTGGCCGCCATCGCCGAGGCCCTGACCGGCGCGGCCCCGCTGGCGGCACCGGGGGCGGTGCCGCTGGCGGCGCCGCTGGTCACGGTGACCGGACCGCGCGGGGCCGGCAAGAGCGCCCTGGCGGTGCACGCCGCCCACCTGGCCCAGGCCGCCTATCCGGACGGGCAGTTGTACGCGGATCTGCACGGCGCCGATCCCGGCGCGGTGCCCGGGATCCTGGCGGCCTTCGTGCGGGCGCTGGGCGTCGAGGAGTACGCGGTGCCGGTGAGCTGGGCCGATCGTCGCGTGCTGTACCAACGGCTGCTGGCCGGGCGGCGGGTGTTGGTCGTGCTCGACGGCGCCGCCGCCGTGGACCAGATCCGCCCGTTGCTGCCTGCGGCAGCCGGCTGCGCCGCCCTCGTCACGGTCGACGGACCAGGCGGACCAGGCGGACCAGACGGACCAGGTGGAGCAGACGGACCCGGCGGAGCAGGCGAACACACCGTCAGCGTCGGCCGGATGACCCCCGACGAGGCGCAGCTGCTGCTCGCCCGGGTGCTCGGCCCGCAGCGGCCGGCCCGAGAGCCGGTGGCCGCACGGGCGCTGGCCGCCGCCTGCGGCCACCTGCCGGGTGCGCTGCGCCGCTCGGCCGACCTGCTGGTGCGCCGCCCGGCCTGGTCGATCTCCGCGTTGCTTCCCGCGGTTGGGGGGAGGGAGAAGTGCGGCGGATAGGGCCTGTCTGACAATTCGCGTCGGATCAGCGCGCGGCTCCCCCAGCCTTCGGCCGGGAGGTGCCCCCACGGCGCCCGGCTGGGCGTGCCGGCGGAGCGCCCTCGTACTGGGCCGTACTTGGGTGCTTCGCCGGTGCGTCCAGCCGGGCAGCGACATCGGCAGCTGGCGCTGCGGGCCGGCGTCGCGCGCCCGGCGGGAATTGTCAGACAGGCCCGAGGCAGGCTGGGCTGATCGGATTGAGGGGCGAGTAGTGAGCCAGACGCGTGTGCCGACCGCCGACGATGCCGTCCCCGACGCGTGCTGAGCGGGGCGGCGGGCCTGCGCTTTCAACTGCTGGGCCCGTTGGGCGGCTGGCACGGCGAGCAGCCGCTGGATCTGGGACGGCGCCAGCAGCAGGCCTTCCTCGCCATGCTGCTCGCCCACCCTGGCCGGGTGCTGACGGCCGCCGCGCTCGGCGGCGGAGTCTTCGAGGAGGACAGCCCACCGAACCGGCCCAGGTCCGTGCTGGCCACCCATGCCTACCGGCTGCGTCGGGAGCTTCGCAAGTACGCCGCTGCGCACCTGCTCGTCACGGTCGACGGTGGCTACCGGTTCGACGTGCCTGCCCAGGCAGTGGACGTCGACGCCTTCGACTTCCTGGTCGCGCGGGCCGACGAAGCCCTCGGCGCCGACGAAGCCCTCGGCGCTGGCGAGCGGCCGCGGGCCCGGGACCTGCTGGCCCAGGCGCTCGCCCTGTACCAGGGCGAGCCGCTGGCGGGCCTGCCGGGACGCCACGCCGCTGACCTGCGCCGGTATCTGGCCGAACGCAGGCTGGCGGCGCTGGAGACCAAACTCGGTCTGGACGTCGAGCTCGGGGACAGCCCGTCCTGCCTGGTCGACCTCGACCGGGCCGTCTTCGCCCACCCGTTCCGCGAGCGGTTCCGGGCGCTGCTGATGCTGCAGTTCCACCGGTCGGGCCGGCCCGCCGAGGCCCGCGCCGTGCACGCCGAGGCCCGGCGCTTCTACCACGGCGAGGGGCTGGACTGTGCGGAGCTGGACACGATGCTGGCCCGGATCCGCCGCGCGGACCCCGTGCAGGGCAGCGCGAGCCGACCGGAACAGGGCGGCGCGGCCGACTCGGCAGGCACGCCGGTGCCCCGTCAACTTCCCGCCGCTGTCGTGGACTTCACCGGCCGACAGGAGGTGGTCGCGGAACTGACCGCCCGGCTCGGCCAGCCGGACCCGGCAGCCGTGGTCATCCTGGCGGTCAACGGGCTCGGCGGGGTCGGGAAGACCACGCTGGCCCTGCACCTCGCGCACGCCGTGCGCGACCGCTTCCCCGACGGCCAGCTCCACCTGGACCTGCGCGGTGCCCACGCCGAGCCGCTGGACCCCGCCGAGGCGCTCGCCACCCTGCTGACCGCACTCGGCGTGGCGGGCAGCGCGATCCCCGTCGACCCCATCGAGCGCGCCGCGCTCTACCGCACCACGGTGAGCGGGCGCCGGCTGCTGCTCCTGCTCGACAACGCGGCCGACGCCGCACAGGTGCTCCCGCTGCTGCCGGGCGCCAGGAGCTGCGCGGTGCTGGTCACCAGCCGCCGTTGGCTGAGCCACCTGCCGGGTGCCCACCACGTCCACCTCGACGCCATGGCGCGGGCCGAAGCGCTGGACCTGCTCGCCGCCATCGCGGGGCGGGCCCGGATCAAGGCCGAACCCGAGGCGGCGGCCGCGATCGCCACGGCCTGCGGCCTGCTGCCCCTGGCGGTGCGGGTGGCCGGCTCCCGCCTGGCCGCCGACCCCGCGCAGTCGCTCAGCCAGCTCGCCGCGAGCCTGGCCGACGAGGAGACCAGGCTCGCCGAACTCGCCTGCCGGCACACCGCGGTGGAGCCCGTACTCGCACTCTCCTACGACCGGCTGGACGCCGCGCAGGCGCGCGCCCTGCGGCTGCTCTCGCTGCCGGACACACCCGAGCTCCCGCTCGCCGCCGCCGGTGCACTGCTGGTGCCGCGTCAGGGTCTCGACGAGACCCGCGAGTTGCTGGAGACGCTGGTCGACCTCAACCTGCTGCAGTCACCGGCCGCCGACCGGTACGGCTTCCACGACCTGGTGAAGGTGTTCGCCCGACAACGCGGCGGCCGCCAGGACAGCCCAGGGTCGGTGACCGCCGCGTTCGCCCGGCTGCTGGACTTCTGCCTGGCGAGCGCCCGCAACGCCGAGCGGACTGCGCACGTCAACCGCGCCCGGCGCAACCGGATCGAGGCCACGACCACCGCGCAGGGGCTGGCCTTCCACACGATCGACGAGGCCAACACCTGGATGCTGACGCAGAGCGCCCTGCACCACGCGGTGATCCACCGGGCCTGCCAGGACCCCGGTCTTCCGTTGGCCGAGGCCGCCGACCTGCTGGACACGATGGGCTCGGTCCTCTTCGGCCGCGCCTACGCGACCACGGTGGCCGAGCTCGCCGGGCACCTCGCCGCCGCGGCCCTGACCCGCGGTGAGCGCACCGCCGAGGCGCTGGCGCGCACGGTGCGCGCTGGCATGCTCTGGCACACCAGCCGCTACGCGCGGGCCGGCGCAGAGCTCGGCCGCGCACTGGCGCTCTGCGAGGGGCGGGAGCTGCGCGGGCTGCGGGCCAGGGTCCTGCAGATCCTCGGCTGGACCGCGCGGATGCTGCGGGAGCACGAGGAGGCGATCAGTGTGCTGACGGAGGCCGCCGCAGTCTTCCGCGAACTCGGGGACGACGAAGCGGAAGGCCTCACGCTCGGCGAGCTCGCCGTCAACCAGGCCGAATGCGGGCGCTTCTCGCAGGCCCGGGCCACCGCCACGCGCGGTGCTGAACTCACGGGCCGGCAGCTCTCGAGCTCGGAGGCGCTCGGCCGCTTCTACCTCGCCAAGGTGCTGCATCTGGACGGGGACCTGGCCCTCGCCCTCGCCGAAGCCGAGCACGCGCGTCGGCGGCTGCGCTGCTTCGGCCTGACCGACTACCACGTTGCCGCCGGCGGCCTGATCGCCCTGGTCCACCTCGCGGCCGGGCGCGAGCGGGCCGCTCTCCAAGCGGCCGAGGAGACCCTCCCACTGGCCCGTCAGGCCTCGGGCAAACTCGAAGGCCACCTGCTGCGGACCCTCGGCGAGGCGTGCGCCCGCCTGCAGCGCACCGATCGGGCCAGGGCCTGCCTGGCTGAGGCGCTTTGGCGATTTCGGCAGCTGAACCTCCTCGCGGAGGCGGCCGAGGTCGAGCGGACGCTGCACGCTCTGGCCTGAGGCGCGTGCTCATCAAATGTCCATCGCCGTACCCGAACCTTCTCAGGTGCCCGGCCATCGGACCGGGACACGGCTGAGAGGGAGAACCATCATGTTCGTCAACGGAGTCAGGAAGGCCACCGTGGCACTGGTCGGCATGGCGCTGGCCGGCGGCATCGGGCTGGTGGGCGCGGGCAACGCCGCGGCGTCGAGCGGCGGCGGCTGTGGCGGTACCAACACCGAGCAGGCCTGCGTGAGCGCGGGCAACGGCCAGGTCACGGCGACGGCGACCTCCAACTTCGGCAACGGCAACTGCAACGAGGAGGTCATCCTCTGGGACTACACCGCCGGGGGTAAGGCGCTCGACACCACGTTCCCCTGTCACAACGGTTCGTACACCTTCACCTGGGTCCTCACCGACCCGAGCGGCGGCCACGACTACAAGACCGAGGTGCGCTTCTACTGGCCTGGTGGCTCGGGCTACGACTACCAGCTCAGCCCCGACCTCTTCTACTGACCTGTTCTACTGACCCGGCCTGCTCGGCGGGCCGCCGGCGCTGATCGGGGCCTGGCCCTGATCAGCGCCGGTCTCCGTAGCCGTGTCGTGCTCCGCCGGTACGACGACCACGGGCAGGCGGGCGTGGTGGACGACCTCGGTGCTGGTCGACCCGAGGGTGAGGCGCCCCCAGGCCCCCGACCCTCGGGAGCCGACCACGAGCAGGCAGGCGTCCGCGCTCGCTTCGAGGAGGAGTTGCGCCGGACGGCCGCGCTCGCAGACGATCTCCACCTCCACGGACGGTCCGCCGAGCTGTTGCAGCAGTTCCGCGACGGAGTCGGCCACGGCCTGCGTGACGAGATCGCGTTGCTGGGGGATGGGGCCGCTGCCGGGGCCGGAGGCAGCCGTCCGTTCGAAGCCCGAGTGCTGAGTAGGGGTGTACTCGTACGCGCAGACGGCCCGCAGGCCGGTACCGCGAAGTTGGGCCTCGCGCAGCGCGAAGGTCACAGCCTGCCGGGCCGGGGTCGAACCGTCCGTGCCGACCACGATCGGGCCGACGGGGTGGTGGACAGGAGGATCGGTCATGGGAGGCCTCCAGGGATTCGGCGGGCGTGCAGATGTGCGGGGCCGTCGCGGCGCGTATGAACGGTCGTCTGTCGCCGGGACTACTTCTCAGCCTGCTCCTGCCCCTCGGTGGGCACCAGCTCACGCGACCGTGCCCGTTCCGCCCTTGCTCGGAGTAACCTGGGGACTACCGAAGGCACTTCGCATGCCGGCACCGGACACTGGCGTCGTCTCCGGCGAACGGCTCTGCCGGGCCCCTGTTCCGGGGGTCCGGAGACGGGTGCTTGATCATGATTGTGACCCTGGATCGTGCGACCGCGATGCCGACCATGGACTCCGCCGTGCGGTTGTCGCTTGCGCCTGACGGCGT is a window of Kitasatospora kifunensis DNA encoding:
- a CDS encoding nucleoside deaminase, translated to MDFVQRTIDLARRNVAEGGRPFATVIVKDGELLAESANKVAQTNDPTAHAEILAIREACVKLGTEHLTGTTIYVLAHPCPMCLGSLYYCSPDEVVFLTTRDAYEPHYVDDRKYFELDTFYDEFAKPWQDRRLPMRYEARQDAVEVYEFWQERNGGERRVTGAPTAG
- the cynS gene encoding cyanase, encoding MVHAQFDPAARQTLANKAVDAKIRKDLTWQQIADAAGLSVAFVTAAVLGQHPLPAASAKAVAELLGLDEDDTMLLQTIPMRGSITDRIPTDPTIYRFYEMLQVYGTTLKALVHEQLGDGIISAINFKLDVKKVADPDGGERAVITLDGKYLPTKPF
- a CDS encoding carbonic anhydrase, producing MQDLTEGVARFQRDVYPAKAGLFAHLAATHRPTTLFISCSDARVVPELITQSEPGELFVIRTAGNLVPAYTPGPDGVAASIEYAVAVLNVTDIVVCGHSACGAMTALAEQHDLSGAPAIADWLRHADASRARAADRSGAAKVDELVRENVRAQLANLATHPSVARALAANTVTLHGWVYSIPTGTVEELDTTGRPAALAA
- the cynR gene encoding transcriptional regulator CynR, which produces MALELRHLRYLLAVAEHANFTRAAEDLRISQPTLSQQIKQLERTVGVQLLDRTGRTVRLTDAGQTYVHYARRALRELTAAERAVLDVADLSRGHLRLGLTPTFTAYLVGPLAAELHTRHPGITLDVREMTQDRIEAALLADELDLGIAFHRPHLPGITATALFSETLSLVIGSQPPGADHRPEPLPARDLLDRQLALLSGDFATRTHIDAYFAAQRVQPRIAVEANSIQALTEIVQRTELATVLPDAVTDDHPHLTPVPLEPALPARTVALLRRESAYQSAAAHAFTRLTRHLVRARGYTPA
- a CDS encoding nuclear transport factor 2 family protein — translated: MEATVARALLDRHWAASNSGDADAEHDIYADDVIVEYPQSGEVIRGRSNIQALRTQHPAARTFTVRRILGAGDLWVTEFVLTYDGKPTQSVSIMEFSAGRVVRETQYFADPFDPPAWRSQWVEPGE
- a CDS encoding type 1 glutamine amidotransferase domain-containing protein; the protein is MAKVLFIVSGATYWVLKDGTRHATGYWAEEFANPYKILTDAGHEVVVATPNGVTPTVDMMSLRPEMVGGNESALELEAVIRSAEVIRRPLQLSDVRLEDYDAVYLPGGHGPMADLAWDADVGRLLTQQLASGNPLFIVCHGPAAMLATRIHGESPFKGYNITCFTDEEEDGVGLASRVPWLLETDVKAKIGVNFSRGPVWEPYMVEDRNLVTGQNPASAAVLGNRMLEILK
- a CDS encoding SAM-dependent methyltransferase, producing the protein MTDTALDPAAADIEYHYDVGNEFYALWLDETLTYSAARWDGIGPDEPEATALASAQRAKFAHHLDTVGASCPAGGFNLLDVGCGWGGLMDFGAASGRVTEAKGLTLSRAQFQYVEAHARPGVRVELTNWEDHRPERLYDGIISVGAFEHFAAPGTAREERIRSYRAYFERCHQWLRPGGRMSLQTIAYDSVTGPDGPVGSFVTKDVFPGGQLPRLSEIAEACDPYFSVTALHSCADDYARTLAVWSKRLSRAQQEARELVGPEVLRRYRLYLRVCETTFLRRAATVYRIGFQRRDEPLRTICG